A single genomic interval of Prionailurus viverrinus isolate Anna chromosome A2, UM_Priviv_1.0, whole genome shotgun sequence harbors:
- the SPATA12 gene encoding LOW QUALITY PROTEIN: spermatogenesis-associated protein 12 (The sequence of the model RefSeq protein was modified relative to this genomic sequence to represent the inferred CDS: inserted 5 bases in 3 codons; substituted 4 bases at 4 genomic stop codons), whose product MSSSVLTCRSTLEKSEDSRGNKAMASSSLIAPWPPETLGXSTXHLNKSSPCQKLGSWPGAAFAIPELTFHSAVHQSKACXXYLKASLSLDITXINLLGRSPSSPPSLIQLNRVQERHSWQVIXHFPPCFLGQEDGDAKRACATGQFXIIHEDVSVEPNSTRHGLSHQLAFTEHWYVSSFSTEYSQKTYVHTCCHNQ is encoded by the exons atgtccagctctgtccTGACTTGCAGGTCCACTTTAGAAAAGTCAGAAGACTCCAGGGGAAATAAGGCAATGGCCTCCTCCAGTCTCATTGCTCCGTGGCCACCAGAGACCCTGGG ATCCACTTAACACCTCAACAAATCCTCACCATGCCAGAAACTGGGCAGTTGGCCGGGAGCAGCCTTTGCAATCCCAGAGCTGACATTCCACAGCGCTGTGCACCAAAGCAAGGCCTGTTAGTGATATTTAAAAGCATCTCTCTCTCTTGACATCA GAATCAATCTTCTGGGAAGATCCCCCTCATCTCCACCTTCCCTGATACAACTGAACAGAGTTCAAGAAAGACACAGTTGGCAAGTTAT CCACTTCCCACCTTGCTTTCTTGGTCAGGAAGATGGGGATGCTAAGAGGGCATGTGCCACAGGACAGTTTTAGATAATACATGAGgatgtcagtgtagagcccaatagCACAAGGCACGGCCTTTCACATCAActggcatttactgagcactggtATGTCAGTTCCTTTTCCACAGAATACTCACAGAaaacatatgtgcacacatgctGCCATAACCAGtga